In Cryptomeria japonica chromosome 1, Sugi_1.0, whole genome shotgun sequence, the sequence AGTTGTATGTAATCTTAACCTCCCAAATAATTTGGTGAACTGAATTGAGTTTCTAAATGGGAAAGGCAAGGAGTAGCATTGACGAAACCTACAAGGAGCTTCTTCTAGCAGAATATCACAGCAGTACGGAAGAAGAAGAGCAAAAATGGAGCTTCCAAGTTATGGGGGTTCCTGCACCCCCATTTGAGGATGAACAGAAACAGCCCAATCCAATCAATCCTTACATTCTGCAAGAATCCCCGCCGTCAAACGGTAGGTACTTATTTTGATCTGAATGAATCACAACAATGGAATGATTTAGCAGTGTGATTAGTCGGTTTCATTGTTTCAGGGTGTTGTGTGTTGTAGATCCAATGGAGAAAAGAGTCAAGGGTTTCAACAAACTGTCAAAGAAGGCGGAGAATTTAGTGTCAAATGCTTGGAAGAAGGCTGAGAATCTGGCCTCAAATGTGTGGGTTAACTGTAAGCCCGAAGCCCTCATTTCCAAAAATGcagtttttttttttgagtttctgTAGAAGTTACCTTTTCATTTCTGCACCAAATTCGGAAATGGGGAGTTTCTTCCCCAAGTGCTAGAGATTCATAGGGTGTGTCTCTGATGCTATAGCGTCAAAGGCGTTTGATGTAATAGGTTAGCATCAGTATTGTTATATGGATGCTCCTAACGTTGCGGCATTGCCATAGTCTATTGCATCACAACAAATTTTAAGTTTCAATGCATATTTTGGTTTAAATAGCacataagttttgatttgtttcTGGCCGTCTGTCGTGGACTATGTCAATGTTATAGCGTCAAGGGCATCAATATTGTTATAGTATGGATGTCCTTGACATTGTCATTGTTTATTGCATCACAATGAATCTTAAGTTTTTGATACCTATTTTAATTTAAACAACACAGAGGTATAGGCTGTAGCAATGTTGTAGCATCAAGGGGCATAAACATTGTTATAGTATGAATGTCCTTGACATTATGACATTTCCATAGTCTATTGTATCACAACAAATCCTAAGTTTTGATGCATATTTTGGTTTAAACAGTACACATGTTATGATTTGTTTAGGTGGTGTGTGATTTAATAGGCTATGGCATTGTTATAGTGTAAGGGTGATATTAAAGAGCGAAGCTTTAACAGCACattttaagttttgatttgtttagatCTTGTATGATTTTATATGAACCAGTAAAAACAGGTAAAAGCGTGCCAAAGGCAGCATTGGGGAAGATGAGCATGGCGGCAAAGGCGCTGAGAAAAGGAGGATTCAAATCTCTGTATAAACACACATTTCATGTCCAACCCCACGAAAAATTACGAAAAACCTACGCCTGTTATTTGTCGACTTCGACTGGTCCAGTGGGCGGAACCCTCTTCATTTCAACGCATAATGTTTCATTCTGCAGCGACCGCCCGCTTTCCTTGCTTCTTTCCTCAGGGAAAAAACACTGGGCTTACTACAGAGTGAGTTAAATTAATCGCATCTCAAGCAACAGAAAGTAAATGTGCACCCATTTATTTCTGTCAGATGACGGATTTGTCACTGGTTTTGCATGCAGGTGGCGATACCGGTGGCGAAGGTGAAGGCTGTGGAATCGTCGGTGAGCATGGATGATCCTGCGAAAAAGTATATTGAGGTGGTAACTGTAGACGATCACGAGTTCTGGCTTATGGGATTCATTAAATACCACAAAGCTCTGAATAGCCTGAGTTACTGTCTTTCATTGCtggatgatgtttcctgattttatGGGCATGTATGATATCATTTTTTCAGAGCCTTACTGGCGTATTGACCGCTGGTTTTACCGGGGTGTGTAAGGAGCGGGTCATGTAATGTAATTCGTGTTATATAAGTCTTGTATTCAAAATAATTGATTGTAGATGTCTATTATTGTAAAGataggtttcttcaaaatctattttatttttaaaaaaaaaatatcattttcaaaattcATATAATTTTTTAACAATTATAGAGTGGGGAGGGAGAAGACTTTTTGAATAgaagtattaatttttttttatggttttttaacTATTCATTGCTACATGGTAGTTTACACTCAATGCTCACTTGATCAAAGATTAACAATTCTTTTATGTAAAACATTTATGAATGAAAAGTGAAAGATTATCATTTTAAAATCTTGAACATCAAAATGTAAGGTTAAAATAATAGAAAACAACACATATCAATCTCATCTTATATTGGGTGTTACCTCTCATATACGAGTGttaaatgaatgcaaataaatgaCAAAAGCAATGAATTCTTACTCTTACAAATCTTTGATGATAATAAATTATTGATCCATGTGATTGCAAGTTGCTTGAGACCATAGGTGCTTGCTTCATGTGATGCTTGATGTAGGTGGCTGAAAAAATTGGTGCCATAAATTTGTTGCATCATCTCATTTCTTCAAATAGGCTAGGGAGATGCTTGATTTGAAAATTTGAGGAGGATAAATGGATGGTTGATATTGATCTAGCATAAATGGATAGGATTGCCTACGATGataattgaatttgaatttggaaggGAAAAAGGACTAAATACTAGTGGTTGgtaatggagggctaggattgacttGATTAGATGGATGGGGGATATTAAATGTTAGCTTGAATTTGGATAAATGGCAGTTCGAAATGAGTGGATAAAATTAGTTTAGTTGATTTGATGGCTAGGATTGAATGCTAGTTTGGCTTGGATTTATTTGAGTTTTGAATTGTCAATGTAATATGATTATCATATTAGTGGAGAATTATAATAGGATTTGAGGATTTAGgctaattaatcaaatatttatataatttaattagtTATTGGAAATAGGTGTAAGttgttagtttaattaaataaatatgatttatttaataatgtgATGATGAGGACGATCGACTCTGTAACTTGACGTGGAAGGGCGCTTGAGGGTTTGAGTTGGGGTCACCCCTTGCAAGTGGAGGAGGTGGTAAGGCCTTTTCCATGCTAGTAAGAGCCCTCACTCTTTCTTGCAACTTATTTTGTTATGCATTTATTTCCTTCGCTTTTGTTGTGACTGTTGATAGGTTGTGCATGTGGCCGTATATGCTCGCCCATGGGGGATGCCTCGAATGGGTCGATTATTAATTTGGTCCTACTAGAAGCCTCGAAAGCCGAGTCTGAGAAATTTATTCCTGAATCCTTCAAGGAAGCCATTATTGACTCAGCTTTTCATGTTCCTAAAGAGGTAAATTTTATTTTGGTGAGTTCTTCCGAGTTTGAGAGTGATGGCAGAGGGTGATGATGAGGTAAGAGCCCTGACTCTCCCTTGCCGACTCTATCTATCATGCCTAATGATTTAATGATGAAAGCCATAGACATGGAGAAAACTAGGTTAAAAGATTGTTATTTTTTTCGCAGCAGTGGACATAGATAAATGCCCTACCAGGAAATTCAGGGATGACTGGTTTAAAAATGATTGGAATAAAAAATTAGGCTATAACATTTCCTTTGGTCAAATGATTCAAAAAGTCTTGTTCGTTATTTTTTTCAAGGATAGCAATTCTCAGGCAGAGGTTATCAAAAGGAAGTTCTGAGTTGTCAAGAAATCCACCTTTCGAGCCTTAAATTGGTCTTATGATGCAGTTAATGAAGGATTATGTAGTTAATGAAGAAATCCTTGCTCTTTCTTGTCCTCGGTGGATTCAAATAAAAAATCTTCCACCCATCCTGTGGAAATTCATACCACAGATCCTGAAACCCATTAGCAGAGTTATTAGGATGGATTATTCGTCCAACCTTGTTCCTCATTTGGATGGCAAAGTCCTAGTTTCTATTAACCCAGGTAGAGACATCCTTAGATTAATCGATATTAAGGTCAATGAAGATCTCATTTCTTGTCTTATTGAGACCCTTGGCGGGCTTAATGCCTGCTTCTTATGCAGGAGAGAAGGGAATATTAGAAAAAATTTCCCCATTTTGTTTGCTAGGAGAGGGGTTTCAAAAAACCCTAATGACAGTAATTTGACTGTCAATAAGGATGGTAAGAAACCTCTCCCATTGGCCTCTAAACCCAGGGAGTCCCCTCGTTGATTGATAAATTTGACTCTTTGAGGGAAGCCATTAAAAAGGACATGTATGAATTTcccaaagagaatcccaaagagcCTCTCGTGCTTGGGAATTTTGTggcttttggtgcttaaaatgctGACTCCCCTCCCCATTCTGCAGTCTCTAAAGTAATATATCAACTCGAAGAGCCTAAGAAATATGGTTTTCAAATGGTGACTCATAAATctaagaaaaacaagaggaaaaatACTCAATAATTGGCTCTAGAGAAGATAAGGGGATTGGGGAATAACAAGACTGGTTCTACCGCGACTTCCATGCAGGATGGTGCTCTTGATACTTTGCCTGAGATTAAATTTGCTTGTAAGAGTAACAAGCATTCTTTTGTTAAAtccattatttgggaatttgaaggGTTTGACCGTGCCACCAATGCACTGGGTAGGGTTGGGAACTCCTCCCCTCAGGTGATCTAGAGTCCATTTTGGTCTCTAACCAATTTGACATTCTTACTATAAATATGCCCTTGAATGTGGAATCGATTGATTGTTGGAAGACTGTGGATCCCCTAGGGGTGGGGAGAAATCCCCCCCAACCTCTTGATGATACAACTCTTACCTCATATGTGACTAACATTGGTGTTGATGCTAATATTGCCTTCTTTGAGGTCATTTCTATTGACCCCTCGGTTAATAAAGCTAACCCTAATAATGCTCCCACCCTTTCTAGTCTTGGCATCTTTGATGTCGAGGCTCCTGAGGATAATGACTCAGTGGAGATTGAATTGCCTTCCAATATCTCAGTTGCAATTGGGGAAGTTGATCATGGTGAGGATTTTGT encodes:
- the LOC131073711 gene encoding GEM-like protein 5 isoform X2, with amino-acid sequence MGKARSSIDETYKELLLAEYHSSTEEEEQKWSFQVMGVPAPPFEDEQKQPNPINPYILQESPPSNDPMEKRVKGFNKLSKKAENLVSNAWKKAENLASNVWVNCKSVPKAALGKMSMAAKALRKGGFKSLYKHTFHVQPHEKLRKTYACYLSTSTGPVGGTLFISTHNVSFCSDRPLSLLLSSGKKHWAYYRVAIPVAKVKAVESSVSMDDPAKKYIEVVTVDDHEFWLMGFIKYHKALNSLSYCLSLLDDVS
- the LOC131073711 gene encoding GEM-like protein 5 isoform X1; translation: MGKARSSIDETYKELLLAEYHSSTEEEEQKWSFQVMGVPAPPFEDEQKQPNPINPYILQESPPSNDPMEKRVKGFNKLSKKAENLVSNAWKKAENLASNVWVNLKTGKSVPKAALGKMSMAAKALRKGGFKSLYKHTFHVQPHEKLRKTYACYLSTSTGPVGGTLFISTHNVSFCSDRPLSLLLSSGKKHWAYYRVAIPVAKVKAVESSVSMDDPAKKYIEVVTVDDHEFWLMGFIKYHKALNSLSYCLSLLDDVS